The genomic DNA CTAAATGTTCATTTTTCCCATATCCAGAGAACTTTAAACTTTCTACACCACTTGCGTAATGCCCTTCATGAATTTTTAAATACTTAGAAGAACCTTCATCAAAAATCCAGAATTTTTGATAATCGTTAGGGTTGGAATCTTCTGGTACCATATCTAATGGGCGTGGGTTTTCCTCAAATAATATTGGTCCTTCAAAGCCATAAAAAGCTCTATCTTTTACTAATAAATTGTCTGATGGTTTTTGCCATACTCGCATATATTCTACCTCAAAAGTTGCTGGTAATTCTTCTTTATGTGGCACGCCTAACCATTTAAAAATTTCTGAGTCCAACCAAACTTCCATCGGGTTGTTTAGTACCCAGTCTATTCCTAATTCGTCTTGGATAAAGCCATGAACAAATTTTCCATCTCTAAAAATTTTCAAATAATCCTCACCCCATTCTACTCCATAAATATGAAAATCGTCTGAAGTTGTATAGGGTACTGTTTCATCATAACCAAAAGCTTTAGTTGGTCTTACAGAAGGAGGACTCCAATCGTGTATAGCTGTTCTATTCGTATTATGGCTTATTGATCCTTCTTTAGCTATTTTAGGAACTGCCAACTGTTCGTAAACATCTAATTCCTGCTCATAACCAATAGCCCAAAATGCTGCAGTCATAGCCGCTTTTGGTGCTTTTGATTTTACTTCCATATAGCCGTTTAAGAATCTTTTTTTACTTACAATAGCTGCTGTGGTTACTGGCAAAGGTTTTCCTTCATGGACTCCATACGTATCCTTATGGGCGCCATCTGCATAGCTCTCTTTTGCAAAATTATAATCAGGCTCCCACTGGGTTACTATTTTTAACTTCCCATCTTCAACAATAACATTATGAGGGGCATATTGAGAAGGGGCACGCCCTTTCCAGATATAGTAATCGCCATTTTGTCCTTCTACAAACCATTTGGTAGTGTCTATTGAAGTGCCTTCAAATTCGTCACTAATTTCTTCATTTAAAACCCATCCTCCTGTATTTTCTGGGTCTGAAAAAGGTAATGGACCATTATTTGTTACCGTTTTCTCTGTAACTATTTTTTCTTCTTTTTTTTGTGTACAACTTATAGTAGAAAAAGTAAAAGCACTTAATATAAAAATAAGTAAATAGTTATTTGTATTGTTCATCCTGTTTTAGTTTTTTATTCTTGTTTTTATTGTGTACTGCTCCATTTCTTTTTTTACTAATTCTGGAGTTCTATAGCGATCCATTCGGTCTATATCATATTTTTCAAAACGTTGTTTTAACATCCACATTGGGCGTTCTAAAGTTAATTCCCATTCAAATAATTTTTTATACATACTTTTTAAACGCTCGGGATGTTTTGCTGCTAAATTATTCTCTTCGGTAAGATCTTTAGATACATCATATAGTTCAGCTGGTCTATCCGCAAAACGAATTAATTTCCAATCATTATTTCTGTATACTGCACGTGTTTCTTTTTTCCAAAATAAATCTTCGTGTGGTCTTGCCTTGTTTAATCCGTTAACATAAGGCATTAGATTAACACCGTCTATATCTTTTAAATCTGCAACATCTCCGCCTCCAGCAGCATAAAATGTTGGTAATAAATCAAATGTACTCACTGGATAATTATAAACAGCTCCTCCTTTAATTTCACGAGGCCATTTCATTAAAAACGGCACTCTTAAACCGCCTTCCAAATGATTTGATTTTGTTCCACTTAGTGGTAAATTTAATGATGCATTTTTATCTGTTGGTCCACCATTATCATTAGAAAATATAATAATTGTGTTATCGTCTAACCCTAATTCTTTTAACTTATCTAATACTCTACCGCAAGCTCTATCAAGAGCTAATGTCATAGCTGCAACTTCTTTACGCTTACCTTTTAAATTAGGAAATTTATCTAAATCTTCCTGAGTCGCTTCCATTGGAGTATGTACTGCATTAAACGCTAAATAAATAAAAAAGGGATTGTCTTTATTTCTCTCTATAAACGATACTGCTTTATCGGCGAAAACATCTGTTGCGTAACCATCAGGTTCTTCAAAGTTTTCAAAATCGCGTTCCATTTTATTGTCATGGTGAATTCCTTCAAAATTTTTGTATCCAAAATAACTTCGAGCTCCGCCTCTAAAACCATAAAATTCATCAAAACCTCTTTTTAAAGGATGAAAACGATCTGCATTACCTAAATGCCATTTTCCATACATAGCATTTGTATACCCTAATTCTTTTAAATAATCTGCTATTGTTTTTTGATCTAATGGAAGGCCCATATCATCTTCTAAATACTTTGAGTTTTCACTCATATAACCTGGCACATTGATTTCTTGATAACCAAAGCGTTGTTGGTATTTTCCAGTTATTAGACCTGCTCTGGAAGGTCCACAAGTAGCATCTGTTACATAACCTTGTGTAAATCTTACTCCTTCTTCTGAAAGCTTATCCAAATTAGGGGTTTTCATAACCTCACTCCCATGAAACCCGAAATCTGCATACCCTGCATCATCAGAAAACAAGAATATGATATTGGGTTTTTCTTGAGATATACAAGATACATGGCAAGACCATACTAACAGAAGAACAACAGTGTGTTTTAGCTTATTCATAAATTAACCTAATTCAAAATTGGATACAATAAAACTTAATTTAAAGGTAGCTAAAGGTAATTTGTTTTGACAAACTTTACTAATACTTAAATAACCTGTTTTAATCTTTAATTACCTTAAATTCTATGGTTAGAAACTGAAAATAATAAAGTCGTAAACGTTGAGTTCACGACTTTATTAAACTTAAAAAACTAACTAAAAAATTATAAATTATCTACTTTCTACTGCTATTACTTTAAAGTTATCAATATAAAAAGTTTGCCTTCCGGTTATCGCTGCATTTTCATTATTATCTCTAAAATTAAATACGGCATTTCCAGTAATACCACCTGAACCTAAGGTTATATTGCGTTTCACCGTGAACCATTCTCCTGTTGCAGGAGGGTTAAAATTCATTACTTCAATTTCTGATGTGGCTCCAAATATTCTAGTGAAAAGACCTGCAAACGTAGTTCCTGGCTCATAATATAAGTCATAAGTCAATTGGTATTCTCCAGCAGGAATATCTGCATTTCTAAATAAAATATTGCTTAACCCTATAAAACCAATTCCTGTTTCATAAGGTAGTATAGCATTAAATTTCATAGAAGCACTACCATCACTTGCTCTTTCTGTTGACCTGTCCAAGAACGGTGTACCATCTGTATTCTGAGCATTTACTAATTGGTTACCATTTCCAATAAAAAGTCTATACCCGTCTGCATTTGCCCATCTAGCATTACTAGCTGGGTTTTCAAAACTTGGATTAACGTTACCAGTCAATAAATTAATAAATAAGGGCTCAACAACCGCATCTGTAAAAGGAGTCAATATTCTTTCATCAATAGAAGTTATTGCACTTCCACTATAAGATAAAGTGATCGTATCACTATTAAGTACTGGTTCGGCTAAAACAAGTTCTATCATGGTTTCATCAACGCTACTTACTTCTGCTGATACAACATCGATATCTAAATTTATAGCGCCATTAACTACATTTACTGAGAAATCATTTTCTAAATCTGTAAAAGATTCTAATACACCATTAACTCTAAATGCTATTATTTTAGTACCAGGTTCGCTGCTGTTATCATTAAGAGCAAAAGCATTTCCATTAATTACAAAAGGTTTTGTTGATGGTATTACATTAATAATGAATGGTAAGGCTTTGGTTTGCTCAGAATATCTTAAGCTTTGTCTAATATTGTCACGCATACTTGTAATAGTTACCAAATAATCTCCGGTTCTGTTATAAGTTACTTCTTCTTCTTCTTCTTCACTTGTATCTGGTTGTCCTCCATCGAAATTCCAGGTTCTTCCACTTGGTCTACCAATAGTAGTTAAATCTTTGAAATCCAATCTAGATCCAGCTTCAATAGTAATAGTAGTAAAACCACTCGTGTCATTTATAGATGGATTTTGATCTGCAGCAAGAAGATACGTTTCCAGAGTTTCCTCATCAAATATAGATGCTTCAGCATTTAAATAGTTATAAACATCATATTGGAAAACAGTAGTTAGTTCCCATAGCCCATCTGTTGTTTGTACTGCATCGTTTCCTAATAAGCTTACCTCTTCTTTAAACCTATTTTTTAAAGTCACTGTTGTTTCACCAGCTTTTTGGAATAGTACATTTGCTATATCTTTTCCGTTACTACTTCCTAATTCTGGATCTATAAAATCAGCAAGATTTAAACTATCTTTTCTGGTAAAATCTGGCATTAAAAAGCGAGAGCCTTCTTCAATCATCCAAGATCTAGAAACAACACCTTGCGAAACATCGGAAAGTGAACTAAAGTCATTAATAGAAATAGGAATCGTATTGCCAATATTATTTTCCGATAAATTAAATACATCTGGTGTAAACAATTGTGGCTTTGAAAAATCAGAAGGTTGATCATAGTCATCAATGTTACAACTTATAAGTGCGACTATTAATAATAAAATAATTAAACTATATTTTTTCATGATCTCTATATTTTAAAATCCGTTGTTGTTTATGCTTTCTTCTTCAGGTATCGGTAAATATCCTGCATTTGTGCTATAGTTTGTAGAGGATCCTAGAAATTCACGAAAAATATTTTGAGCTCTTTGTGTTTCTGGATCGGCAGGAGCTGTACTAGAATCTATTATAAAAAGATCACTAATAAATCTACTATCATTAATCGCTGTATTTGAGCCTCTAGCTAAAGCCGCTGTGATAGGTCTCCTTCCCGGTCTTGGAAATTGTGTGCCTTGATAAAAAACTTCACTTAGTTCAGCAAACCTTTGTGCAGCAATTCCCCATCTTCTTAAATCAATAACACGAATAGCGTGTCCTTCTGCTGAAAGTTCTAATGGTTTTTCTACTTCCATTAAACGTTTCATTAAACTAGTTTCATCGTAAGCTGTTCCAGGGTTATCTATTTGATCACTTAAACTTAAAGGAACAAGTGCCCATCTCTCGCGAATTTTATTGATTTCGTTAATCGCATCTTGAAGCCTTCCCTGATAAATATAACACTCGGCTAAATTTAACAATACTTCGGATAAACGGTTAATTACAACATTTTTTCCAGACTTAAGAGCCCCCTCTGGAGTCACTGTTTCATTTGCAAGTCCTAAATCATGGTTTGTATATTTTTTAAACGCTACAAAGTTACCTCCTTGATTCCTTAAACCACCCCAACCATTACCATTTGTTGATAATGAATTTAAAACATTTGGATATGTATATACTGGCGTGTCCAAATCATTATTCAAAAATAGCATGTTGGAAGATCTTAACGATTCTCGTCTGGTGTTTAATGAACCATCACCAGTAACCACTGTATTTATAGGTACATTTGAATCTAAAGGATCGTTTTCGTAAGCTAATATCAACCAAGAGGCCGGCTGTAAAAAATCTTGACCTCCAAATTTAAAGTGAGCCGTTCTTCGTGCTAATCTATTATGAGGGCTCGCCTCATTGAATTCGCTAAGTTCTTCACCGAAACTAGTTGTATAAGGAATTTCGAATATGGATTCACTATTAAACTCACCAGCAGTTGTAAACATTTTAGAACCTGTAATAGGGTTAACCTCATTTTCTAGCGTGTAGCCGTAGTCGTCTCTTAGTTCTTCATAAAGGGTCATGGCTTGACCTATAAGAGCCATATCTCTTTGTCCACCTTCGGTGCCTTCGAATAAATAGGAATTAGCTAAAATCATTTTTGCAGCACCCTTACTAACTCTACCCAGCTCAGTTATATCCGAGGGCATTGGTAAAAAAGGAATGGCTTCCTCTAAATCTTTTCTAAAAAAAGCGATAACATCTTCTGATGAAGACAGGTCTTTGTGTCTTTTTTCAATATCTGCTTCATAACGATCTCTTATTATAACATTCCCATTATTAAAAATCGAATGGGCATAAAAATGATAAAGACCTCTAAAGAAAAGAGCTTGTGCGCGTTGCTCATTCCATGCTTGCAATTGATTCGCGTTTGTTAAAGAAGGCTCAATCTTATCTAAGACTGCCAGAGTTTGGTTAGCCGTAAAAATGCCACGATATAAGGCTCCCCAACGTTGTTCAATACGTCGCGTATTTGGATTAACTGTTTTATAGTAAAAATCTAAATGCTCTGGAAAACCAACATTTGGTGTCAACCTATTTTTCATAGCACCTAAA from Flavivirga abyssicola includes the following:
- a CDS encoding family 16 glycosylhydrolase, with the translated sequence MNNTNNYLLIFILSAFTFSTISCTQKKEEKIVTEKTVTNNGPLPFSDPENTGGWVLNEEISDEFEGTSIDTTKWFVEGQNGDYYIWKGRAPSQYAPHNVIVEDGKLKIVTQWEPDYNFAKESYADGAHKDTYGVHEGKPLPVTTAAIVSKKRFLNGYMEVKSKAPKAAMTAAFWAIGYEQELDVYEQLAVPKIAKEGSISHNTNRTAIHDWSPPSVRPTKAFGYDETVPYTTSDDFHIYGVEWGEDYLKIFRDGKFVHGFIQDELGIDWVLNNPMEVWLDSEIFKWLGVPHKEELPATFEVEYMRVWQKPSDNLLVKDRAFYGFEGPILFEENPRPLDMVPEDSNPNDYQKFWIFDEGSSKYLKIHEGHYASGVESLKFSGYGKNEHLEVDKVVAKAPEGSLNIPAGDYTLSAKVWLDQGRITDSIHVTLMNPKTELVFNGLKELPRKQWVNVNTDFSRQEVSGDTDGMVIEIRKEDLPETKAAKLFIDDISIKKKK
- a CDS encoding sulfatase-like hydrolase/transferase, which gives rise to MNKLKHTVVLLLVWSCHVSCISQEKPNIIFLFSDDAGYADFGFHGSEVMKTPNLDKLSEEGVRFTQGYVTDATCGPSRAGLITGKYQQRFGYQEINVPGYMSENSKYLEDDMGLPLDQKTIADYLKELGYTNAMYGKWHLGNADRFHPLKRGFDEFYGFRGGARSYFGYKNFEGIHHDNKMERDFENFEEPDGYATDVFADKAVSFIERNKDNPFFIYLAFNAVHTPMEATQEDLDKFPNLKGKRKEVAAMTLALDRACGRVLDKLKELGLDDNTIIIFSNDNGGPTDKNASLNLPLSGTKSNHLEGGLRVPFLMKWPREIKGGAVYNYPVSTFDLLPTFYAAGGGDVADLKDIDGVNLMPYVNGLNKARPHEDLFWKKETRAVYRNNDWKLIRFADRPAELYDVSKDLTEENNLAAKHPERLKSMYKKLFEWELTLERPMWMLKQRFEKYDIDRMDRYRTPELVKKEMEQYTIKTRIKN
- a CDS encoding RagB/SusD family nutrient uptake outer membrane protein, with the translated sequence MKKIKLIYVILSVLLVFSCEEYLDEPNPNTPELLESVTNLDDTNRVLNGVYNSLFNHYVLSIEEDHFRTDLGAMKNRLTPNVGFPEHLDFYYKTVNPNTRRIEQRWGALYRGIFTANQTLAVLDKIEPSLTNANQLQAWNEQRAQALFFRGLYHFYAHSIFNNGNVIIRDRYEADIEKRHKDLSSSEDVIAFFRKDLEEAIPFLPMPSDITELGRVSKGAAKMILANSYLFEGTEGGQRDMALIGQAMTLYEELRDDYGYTLENEVNPITGSKMFTTAGEFNSESIFEIPYTTSFGEELSEFNEASPHNRLARRTAHFKFGGQDFLQPASWLILAYENDPLDSNVPINTVVTGDGSLNTRRESLRSSNMLFLNNDLDTPVYTYPNVLNSLSTNGNGWGGLRNQGGNFVAFKKYTNHDLGLANETVTPEGALKSGKNVVINRLSEVLLNLAECYIYQGRLQDAINEINKIRERWALVPLSLSDQIDNPGTAYDETSLMKRLMEVEKPLELSAEGHAIRVIDLRRWGIAAQRFAELSEVFYQGTQFPRPGRRPITAALARGSNTAINDSRFISDLFIIDSSTAPADPETQRAQNIFREFLGSSTNYSTNAGYLPIPEEESINNNGF